Proteins from a genomic interval of Kitasatospora kifunensis:
- a CDS encoding glycosyltransferase family 2 protein, which yields MAPRLSVVVPIYNVERYLQECLDSIAAQTYRDFECVMVDDGSKDTSAAIAKAYAAKDARFRLVQQENKGLGAARNTGWRHLTEGSEYLAFVDSDDSLPPGAYQLMISTLEQTGSDFVAGNVLRFRSTGYYQSNAHVKPFRETRLKTHVTELPALVTDRTAWNKVYRRSFFDAAGLLYPEGILYEDAPVSVPHHYLAVSVDVLSEPIYHWRERELDDPSITQGRTNPRGLIDRVRSMELVREWLLARPEPKFREYLRSYDHNCLVEEIPMFFWWVPDGDRAYRAVYQEHVSRLLRSIGTERLRALRAPLRVKYQLTLANRMEEFVALQRVHRAYRRRVTRLRQRAAAARK from the coding sequence ATGGCCCCCCGCCTGTCCGTCGTCGTCCCGATCTACAACGTCGAGCGCTACCTCCAGGAGTGCCTCGACTCGATCGCCGCCCAGACGTATCGCGACTTCGAGTGCGTCATGGTCGACGACGGCTCGAAGGACACCAGCGCGGCCATCGCCAAGGCGTACGCCGCCAAGGACGCGCGGTTCCGGCTGGTCCAGCAGGAGAACAAGGGCCTCGGGGCGGCCCGCAACACCGGCTGGCGGCACCTGACCGAGGGCAGCGAGTACCTGGCCTTCGTGGACAGCGACGACAGCCTGCCGCCCGGCGCCTACCAGCTGATGATCAGCACGCTCGAGCAGACCGGCTCGGACTTCGTGGCCGGCAACGTGCTGCGCTTCCGTTCGACCGGCTACTACCAGTCGAACGCGCACGTCAAGCCGTTCCGGGAGACCCGACTCAAGACCCACGTGACCGAGCTCCCGGCGCTGGTCACCGACCGCACCGCGTGGAACAAGGTCTACCGGCGCAGTTTCTTCGACGCCGCGGGCCTCCTGTACCCCGAGGGCATCCTCTACGAGGACGCCCCGGTCAGCGTGCCGCACCACTACCTCGCGGTCAGCGTGGACGTGCTCTCCGAGCCCATCTACCACTGGCGCGAGCGTGAGTTGGACGACCCGTCGATCACCCAGGGGCGAACCAACCCCCGGGGGTTGATCGACCGGGTCCGCTCGATGGAGCTGGTCCGCGAGTGGCTGCTGGCCCGGCCCGAGCCGAAGTTCCGCGAGTACCTGCGCTCCTACGACCACAACTGCCTGGTCGAGGAGATCCCGATGTTCTTCTGGTGGGTGCCGGACGGCGACCGGGCCTACCGCGCGGTCTACCAGGAGCACGTCAGCCGGCTGCTGCGGTCGATCGGCACCGAGCGGCTGCGCGCGCTGCGCGCCCCGCTGCGGGTGAAGTACCAGCTGACGCTGGCGAACCGGATGGAGGAGTTCGTCGCACTTCAGCGCGTGCACCGCGCCTACCGGCGCCGGGTGACCCGCCTGCGGCAGCGCGCGGCGGCCGCCCGGAAGTAG
- a CDS encoding glycosyltransferase family 2 protein: MRVLLSIVVPVHGVERFLPRCLDSLLDGQDATDIEVIAVDDRSPDNCGAILDDYAARDPRLRVLHLAENQGLGGARIAALPEARGEYLWCVDSDDWLPEGALDAVLAELRAERERAAAGGTPLDVLITGFTHVYPDDSTEPNPWRHLLAGSPLESAEGCTLREHQPLLRTVLSVWNKVFRRAFLDGLEVSFGRGFYEDISVTYPALLAARRLRYLDRSCYNYRRGRPGAITATASAKHADAFAQYDAIFAFLDRHPQSAELRTLVFERTVKQALTIYDTPGLVPAELRRDFFARIAAHFAAHRPPGYRYPGGVPGLQYRLAARDSWRGYDELRRAARLPRTLKAGVRKGLGGR; encoded by the coding sequence GTGCGAGTCCTCCTCAGCATCGTCGTACCCGTCCATGGCGTGGAGCGCTTCCTGCCCCGCTGCCTGGACTCGCTGCTCGACGGGCAGGACGCCACCGACATCGAGGTGATCGCGGTCGACGACCGCTCCCCCGACAACTGCGGCGCGATCCTGGACGACTACGCCGCCCGCGACCCGCGCCTGCGGGTGCTGCACCTGGCCGAGAACCAGGGCCTGGGCGGGGCCAGGATCGCCGCCCTGCCCGAGGCGCGCGGCGAGTACCTCTGGTGCGTGGACAGCGACGACTGGCTGCCCGAGGGCGCCTTGGACGCGGTGCTGGCCGAGCTGCGGGCCGAGCGCGAGCGCGCGGCGGCCGGCGGCACCCCGCTGGACGTGCTGATCACCGGCTTCACCCACGTCTACCCCGACGACAGCACCGAGCCCAACCCCTGGCGCCACCTGCTGGCGGGCTCGCCGCTGGAGAGTGCCGAGGGCTGCACGCTGCGTGAGCACCAGCCGCTGCTGCGCACCGTGCTCTCGGTCTGGAACAAGGTCTTCCGCCGCGCCTTCCTGGACGGTCTCGAGGTCTCCTTCGGCCGCGGCTTCTACGAGGACATCTCGGTCACCTACCCGGCCCTGCTGGCCGCACGCCGACTGCGCTACCTCGACCGCTCCTGCTACAACTACCGCCGCGGCCGCCCCGGCGCGATCACCGCCACCGCCTCCGCCAAGCACGCCGACGCCTTCGCCCAGTACGACGCGATCTTCGCCTTCCTGGACCGCCACCCGCAGTCGGCCGAGCTGCGCACGCTGGTCTTCGAGCGCACCGTCAAGCAGGCGCTGACCATCTACGACACCCCCGGGCTGGTCCCCGCCGAGCTGCGCCGGGACTTCTTCGCCCGGATCGCCGCGCACTTCGCCGCGCACCGCCCGCCCGGCTACCGCTACCCCGGCGGCGTGCCGGGCCTGCAGTACCGGCTGGCGGCCCGCGACTCCTGGCGCGGCTACGACGAGCTGCGCCGCGCCGCCCGGCTGCCCCGCACCCTCAAGGCCGGCGTCCGCAAGGGCCTCGGCGGACGCTGA
- a CDS encoding YjbQ family protein: protein MADTFQTRTFEITTGDREVALDITERCADFLSEVAAGRDGLLNVFVPHATAGVAVLETGAGSDDDLLAVLRDLLPPDDRWRHRHGSPGHGRDHVIPGLVAPHATLPVIEGRMALGVWQSVVLIDTNGDNPRRTVRLSFLG from the coding sequence ATGGCCGACACCTTCCAGACCCGAACCTTCGAGATCACCACCGGCGACCGCGAGGTCGCTCTGGACATCACCGAGCGCTGCGCGGACTTTCTCAGCGAGGTGGCGGCCGGCCGCGACGGCCTGCTGAACGTCTTCGTTCCGCACGCCACCGCGGGCGTCGCCGTCCTGGAGACCGGCGCCGGCAGCGACGACGACCTGCTCGCCGTGCTGCGCGACCTGCTGCCGCCCGACGACCGCTGGCGGCACCGCCACGGCAGTCCGGGCCACGGCCGTGACCACGTGATCCCCGGCCTGGTGGCCCCGCACGCCACGCTGCCGGTGATCGAGGGGCGGATGGCCCTCGGGGTGTGGCAGTCCGTGGTGCTGATCGACACCAACGGGGACAACCCGCGCCGCACGGTGCGGCTCTCCTTCCTCGGCTGA
- a CDS encoding AAA family ATPase: MRLHQLTVTAFGPFAGRQRVDFDALAAGGLFLLRGATGAGKSSVLDAVCYALYGELPGSRRASRMRSDHADPQALTEVTLELTLGGRRLEITRLPEQPRPKKRGTGWTTEKPQTLLREWVADAGQGQPGWQAASRSHQETGEEILRLIGMSREQFCQVVLLPQGDFARFLKADATQRAELLGKLFDTERYRRVESWLAERRREHEAAVQADRRRLRELVGRTEQAAGPSAHPAAQWLPADGEAGTDDGAPGPARPLLPGARRRAAVPTAEPTAGVGSGAGSAVGSDLAQAALGWAAVLRADAAEAQTVTAVALAAAETRHRSAELALAEERELAGRQRRHAEALRRSAELARTLDQERAEQQRLTLAQAALTVESALRRRSTAATALLRADQAAQSARRALAPLWSAAGQPGQVGATGTSDTPGAPETYEPPGHVEQLVAAEAAVRAAIGRLESAAADERRVAALTADGQREAAELRRAEETAQEAERWLTAQQAEAEERGQREEAARAAATHAEQLTTQRAEAEQRLAAAHRRDESRTATERAERTLLDQRRRALDAREHGLELRRRRLDGIAAELAAQLRGGQACLVCGSTEHPAPAAPGGTPVRESDERAAAQAQQRAEQAVSAAEAELTRFQVADAAATATAGEQPAAALAEQLDELTGRLREELRTAEQLTVLLQQRERLAEQQQRYSTQLHESRERAAARTARLEALAAERAELTERVAQARGDAPSVAARAERLGRLAQALATAVQALRAAEQAGEQLREAEQELALTARTAGFASPQEAAAAGLPTDQLAALRRRLEERAAERRAVADELARPELVAAATRPTAEPVLAQQALDTATGALRGAAAAEHSARGRQRELADLGRQLATLAADLAPRLTAFGEISRLAQLASGTSGDNRLKMRLESYVLAARLEQVAAAASARLVRMSGGRYTLVHSDERGPGGRRSGLSLLVVDAWTGTERDTATLSGGESFFASLALALGLADVVTDEAGGMPLDTLFIDEGFGTLDEQALEEVMDVLDGLRERDRAVGIVSHVADLRQRVPAQLLVRKTRHGSTLHLTGPDAG, from the coding sequence ATGAGACTGCACCAGCTGACCGTCACCGCCTTCGGTCCGTTCGCGGGCCGCCAGCGGGTGGATTTCGACGCGCTCGCCGCCGGCGGTCTCTTCCTGCTGCGCGGCGCCACCGGCGCGGGCAAGAGCAGCGTCCTCGACGCGGTCTGCTACGCGCTCTACGGCGAGCTGCCCGGCAGCCGCCGCGCCAGCAGGATGCGCAGCGACCACGCCGATCCGCAGGCGCTCACCGAGGTGACCCTTGAGCTGACCCTGGGCGGGCGGCGGCTGGAGATCACCCGCCTGCCCGAGCAGCCGCGCCCCAAGAAGCGCGGCACCGGCTGGACCACCGAGAAGCCGCAGACCCTGCTGCGCGAGTGGGTCGCCGACGCGGGCCAGGGGCAGCCGGGCTGGCAGGCGGCCAGCCGCTCGCACCAGGAGACCGGCGAGGAGATCCTGCGCCTGATCGGGATGAGCCGCGAGCAGTTCTGCCAGGTGGTGCTGCTGCCGCAGGGCGACTTCGCCCGCTTCCTGAAGGCGGACGCCACCCAGCGCGCCGAGCTGCTCGGCAAGCTCTTCGACACCGAGCGCTACCGCCGGGTGGAGTCCTGGCTGGCCGAGCGCCGCCGCGAGCACGAGGCGGCCGTCCAGGCCGACAGGCGCCGCCTGCGCGAGCTGGTCGGGCGAACCGAACAGGCGGCCGGCCCCTCCGCCCACCCCGCCGCGCAGTGGCTGCCCGCCGACGGCGAGGCAGGCACCGATGACGGCGCACCGGGCCCGGCCCGGCCGCTGCTGCCAGGCGCGCGACGGCGGGCCGCCGTCCCGACCGCCGAGCCGACCGCAGGTGTCGGGTCGGGGGCCGGATCGGCGGTCGGCTCGGACCTGGCCCAGGCGGCCCTCGGCTGGGCGGCCGTGCTGCGTGCCGACGCGGCCGAGGCGCAGACGGTGACCGCCGTCGCGCTCGCCGCCGCGGAGACGCGCCACCGCTCGGCCGAGCTGGCGCTGGCCGAGGAGCGGGAGCTGGCCGGTCGGCAGCGGCGGCATGCCGAGGCGCTGCGCCGCTCCGCCGAGCTCGCCCGGACGCTGGACCAGGAGCGTGCCGAGCAGCAGCGCCTGACCCTGGCCCAGGCCGCGCTCACGGTGGAGTCCGCGTTGCGGCGGCGCTCGACCGCCGCAACGGCGCTGCTGCGCGCCGACCAGGCTGCGCAGAGCGCCCGGCGTGCGCTGGCGCCGCTGTGGAGCGCGGCAGGGCAGCCGGGGCAGGTAGGCGCCACCGGGACTTCCGACACCCCGGGCGCTCCCGAAACCTACGAGCCCCCCGGCCACGTCGAGCAGCTGGTCGCGGCCGAGGCCGCGGTGCGGGCCGCGATCGGGCGGCTGGAGTCGGCGGCCGCCGACGAGCGCCGCGTCGCCGCCCTGACCGCCGACGGGCAGCGCGAGGCGGCCGAGCTGCGCCGGGCCGAGGAGACGGCCCAGGAGGCCGAGCGCTGGCTGACCGCCCAGCAGGCCGAGGCCGAAGAGCGCGGGCAGCGCGAGGAGGCCGCCCGCGCCGCCGCCACCCACGCCGAGCAGCTGACCACGCAACGCGCCGAGGCCGAGCAGCGGCTGGCCGCCGCGCACCGCCGCGACGAGTCGCGCACCGCCACCGAGCGGGCCGAGCGGACCTTGCTGGACCAGCGCCGGCGCGCCTTGGACGCGCGCGAGCACGGCCTTGAACTGCGTCGGCGCCGCTTGGACGGCATCGCCGCCGAGCTGGCCGCCCAGCTGCGCGGTGGCCAGGCCTGCCTGGTCTGCGGCTCGACCGAGCACCCGGCGCCCGCCGCCCCGGGCGGTACTCCGGTCCGCGAGAGCGACGAGCGCGCCGCCGCCCAGGCCCAGCAGCGCGCCGAGCAGGCGGTCAGCGCCGCCGAGGCAGAGCTGACCAGGTTCCAGGTCGCCGACGCCGCGGCCACCGCCACGGCGGGCGAGCAGCCCGCCGCCGCGCTGGCCGAGCAGCTCGACGAGCTGACCGGCCGGCTGCGTGAGGAGCTGCGGACCGCCGAGCAGCTGACCGTGTTGCTCCAGCAGCGCGAGCGGCTGGCCGAGCAGCAGCAGCGCTACAGCACCCAGTTGCACGAGAGCCGCGAGCGCGCGGCCGCCCGTACCGCCCGGCTCGAGGCGCTGGCCGCCGAACGGGCCGAGCTGACCGAGCGGGTCGCCCAGGCGCGCGGCGACGCACCTTCGGTGGCGGCGCGCGCCGAGCGGCTCGGGCGGCTGGCGCAGGCGCTGGCCACCGCGGTCCAAGCCCTCCGGGCGGCCGAGCAGGCCGGGGAGCAGCTGCGGGAGGCCGAGCAGGAGCTGGCGCTGACCGCTCGCACCGCCGGTTTCGCCTCCCCGCAGGAGGCGGCGGCCGCGGGCCTGCCCACCGACCAGCTGGCGGCGCTGCGCCGGCGCTTGGAGGAGCGCGCGGCCGAGCGCCGCGCGGTGGCCGACGAGCTGGCCCGCCCCGAGCTGGTGGCCGCCGCCACGCGGCCGACTGCCGAGCCCGTGCTGGCGCAGCAGGCGCTGGACACGGCCACCGGCGCGCTGCGCGGTGCTGCCGCCGCCGAGCACTCCGCCCGCGGGCGGCAACGCGAGCTGGCCGACCTCGGCCGCCAACTGGCCACGCTGGCCGCCGACCTGGCCCCCCGGCTGACGGCCTTCGGCGAGATCAGCCGGCTCGCCCAGCTGGCCAGTGGGACCAGCGGCGACAACCGGCTCAAGATGCGCCTGGAGTCCTACGTCCTGGCCGCGCGCCTGGAGCAGGTGGCTGCCGCGGCCAGCGCCCGCCTGGTCCGGATGTCCGGCGGGCGCTACACCCTGGTGCACAGCGACGAGCGCGGTCCGGGCGGCCGACGCTCCGGCCTGTCCCTGCTGGTGGTCGACGCCTGGACCGGCACCGAGCGGGACACCGCCACCCTCTCCGGCGGCGAGAGCTTCTTCGCCTCCCTCGCCCTGGCCCTCGGCCTGGCCGACGTGGTGACGGACGAGGCCGGCGGCATGCCGCTGGACACCCTCTTCATCGACGAGGGCTTCGGCACGTTGGACGAGCAGGCCCTGGAGGAGGTGATGGACGTACTGGACGGACTGCGCGAACGCGACCGCGCGGTGGGCATCGTCAGCCACGTGGCCGACCTGCGCCAGCGGGTCCCCGCCCAGCTCCTGGTCCGCAAGACCCGGCACGGCTCCACCCTGCACCTCACCGGCCCGGACGCCGGCTGA
- a CDS encoding ABC transporter ATP-binding protein produces the protein MRPDTIDWTPPARGPGEPRPPAELRRILALFRPYRWRLAMVGLLVAASAVVSVATPFLLRAVLDVAIPQGRTGLLSLLALGMIAAAVVNSVFNVLQTLISTTVGQLVMHDLRTAVYGHLQRMSLAFFTRTRTGEVQSRIANDIGGMQSTVTSTATSLVSNLTTVVATVVAMVALDWRLTVVSLLMLPVFVWISRRVGRERRRITTERQRQLARLSSAVQESLSVSGILLGRTMGRSDSLARDFGRQSEELAELEVRSSMAGRWRMNVIQMVMSAMPALIYWAAGLTAHGGAPIVSVGTLVAFVTLQQALFRPSVQLLSTGVDVQTSLALFQRIFEYLDLPVEIAEPADAVRLPAVRGEVSFEHVDFGYDPERPRDTLADIDLRVPAGGSLALVGETGSGKTSLSYLVPRLYDVTGGRVAIDGVDVRELAFETLSAAVGVVSQETYLFHASVAENLRFAKPDATDEELVEAARAAQIHEHIAGLPDGYDTLVGERGYRFSGGEKQRLAIARTILRNPPVLILDEATSALDNQTERAVQQAIDALAVGRTTITIAHRLSTVRRADQIAVLDHGRVLELGTHEELVERDGRYAALLRREAPAGTAELAEAGAAEAGVAELPEAEVAGLAGLAGSASGPELQAALGTSL, from the coding sequence ATGAGGCCCGACACGATCGACTGGACGCCGCCCGCCCGCGGTCCGGGCGAGCCCCGCCCGCCCGCCGAGCTGCGCCGCATCCTGGCGCTGTTCCGCCCGTACCGCTGGCGCCTGGCCATGGTCGGGCTGCTCGTCGCGGCCTCGGCCGTGGTCTCGGTGGCCACTCCGTTCCTGCTGCGCGCCGTGCTGGACGTGGCGATCCCGCAGGGCCGCACCGGCCTGCTGAGCCTGCTGGCGCTGGGCATGATCGCGGCCGCCGTGGTCAACAGCGTCTTCAACGTGCTGCAGACACTGATCTCCACCACCGTCGGCCAGCTGGTCATGCACGACCTGCGCACCGCCGTCTACGGCCACCTGCAGCGGATGTCGCTGGCCTTCTTCACCCGCACCCGCACCGGCGAGGTGCAGTCCAGGATCGCCAACGACATCGGCGGCATGCAGTCCACCGTCACCTCCACCGCCACCTCGCTGGTCTCCAACCTGACCACCGTGGTGGCCACCGTGGTCGCCATGGTCGCACTCGACTGGCGGCTGACCGTGGTCTCGCTGCTGATGCTCCCGGTCTTCGTCTGGATCAGCCGCCGGGTCGGCCGCGAGCGCCGCAGGATCACCACCGAGCGCCAACGCCAGCTCGCCAGGCTCTCCTCCGCCGTGCAGGAGTCGCTCTCGGTCAGCGGCATCCTGCTCGGCCGCACCATGGGCCGCTCCGACTCGCTGGCCCGGGACTTCGGCCGGCAGAGCGAGGAGCTGGCCGAGCTGGAGGTGCGCTCCAGCATGGCCGGGCGCTGGCGGATGAACGTGATCCAGATGGTGATGTCCGCGATGCCCGCGTTGATCTACTGGGCGGCCGGCCTGACCGCCCACGGTGGCGCGCCGATCGTCTCGGTGGGCACCCTGGTCGCCTTCGTCACGCTCCAGCAGGCCCTCTTCCGTCCCTCCGTGCAGCTGCTCTCCACCGGCGTGGACGTGCAGACCTCGCTGGCCCTGTTCCAGCGGATCTTCGAGTACCTGGACCTGCCGGTGGAGATCGCCGAGCCCGCCGACGCGGTGCGCCTGCCCGCGGTGCGCGGCGAAGTCAGCTTCGAGCACGTGGACTTCGGCTACGACCCCGAGCGCCCGAGGGACACGCTGGCCGACATCGACCTGAGGGTGCCGGCCGGCGGCTCGCTGGCGCTGGTCGGCGAGACCGGCTCCGGCAAGACCTCGCTCAGCTACCTGGTGCCGCGCCTGTACGACGTCACCGGCGGCCGGGTCGCCATCGACGGCGTCGACGTGCGCGAACTGGCCTTCGAGACCCTGTCGGCGGCCGTCGGCGTGGTCTCCCAGGAGACCTATCTGTTCCACGCCTCGGTCGCCGAGAACCTGCGCTTCGCCAAGCCCGACGCCACCGACGAGGAGTTGGTCGAGGCCGCCAGGGCGGCCCAGATCCACGAGCACATCGCCGGCCTGCCGGACGGCTACGACACCCTGGTCGGCGAGCGCGGCTACCGCTTCTCCGGTGGCGAGAAGCAGCGCCTGGCGATCGCCAGGACCATCCTGCGCAACCCTCCGGTGCTGATCCTGGACGAGGCCACCAGCGCGCTGGACAACCAGACCGAGCGAGCGGTCCAACAGGCGATCGACGCCCTGGCGGTGGGCCGCACCACGATCACCATCGCGCACCGGCTCTCCACCGTGCGCCGGGCCGACCAGATCGCGGTCCTGGACCACGGCCGGGTTCTCGAACTGGGCACCCACGAGGAGCTGGTGGAGCGGGACGGCCGCTACGCCGCGCTGCTGCGCCGCGAGGCGCCGGCCGGGACCGCCGAGCTCGCCGAGGCCGGGGCCGCTGAGGCCGGGGTTGCCGAGCTCCCCGAGGCCGAGGTCGCCGGGCTTGCCGGGCTTGCCGGGTCGGCCAGTGGGCCGGAGCTTCAGGCGGCCTTGGGCACCTCGTTGTAG
- a CDS encoding Na+/H+ antiporter, which produces MSGVTTVLLLVVLATAVATGARHWSIPAPSLLVVAGVLVGLLPFVPRVVVPPEVISVAVLPPLLYASAEEISWRELKAVWRPVTVLALGLVLASAFTVGALAAALTPLPPAMAFVLGAVLASTDPVAVTALGRRLPLPARVQTLVQSESLFNDATSLVLFKVAVGLAVAAGSVSPVAAGGEFLLLAGGGALVGLAVAGLVAAIRTRTEDPVLETVIALVTPYAAYVLGEDLHTSGVTAVVVAGVALGAQGYKLTSGRTRLQVHAVYRTVVFMLESVVFAIIGLELPGLIHELDAAEGGWFWQALLIALAVILIRLLWIFPTALITQRQRATAGGPGLNWRVPAVMTWAGTRGVMPLAAALTIPLLARDGTPLPYRTLVLVLTTAVVACTLVVQGFTLAPVVRASGIALEPEATAREEARAAKAVLRTALERLDSMVDAEAVQEALADRMRRDLEARLDHARMLLSDEEPPEDEATVLAYRRLRRDLIELESEELRRLYDERRISEATRATLQHALDLEEAGLGEL; this is translated from the coding sequence GTGAGCGGAGTCACGACGGTCCTGCTGCTGGTGGTGCTCGCCACGGCGGTCGCCACCGGAGCCCGGCACTGGAGCATTCCGGCGCCCTCGCTCCTGGTGGTGGCGGGGGTGCTGGTGGGCCTGCTGCCGTTCGTGCCGCGGGTGGTGGTGCCGCCCGAGGTGATCAGCGTGGCCGTGCTGCCGCCGCTGCTCTACGCCTCCGCCGAGGAGATCTCCTGGCGTGAACTGAAGGCGGTCTGGCGGCCCGTCACCGTGCTCGCCCTCGGCCTGGTGCTGGCCAGCGCCTTCACGGTCGGTGCGCTGGCCGCCGCGCTCACCCCACTGCCGCCGGCGATGGCCTTCGTGCTCGGCGCCGTGCTGGCCTCCACCGACCCGGTGGCCGTCACCGCGCTGGGGCGCAGGCTCCCGCTGCCCGCCCGGGTGCAGACCCTGGTGCAGTCCGAGAGCCTCTTCAACGACGCCACCAGCCTGGTGCTCTTCAAGGTGGCGGTGGGCCTGGCGGTGGCGGCCGGATCTGTCTCACCGGTGGCGGCCGGGGGCGAGTTCCTGCTGTTGGCCGGTGGCGGCGCGCTGGTCGGCCTGGCGGTGGCCGGCCTGGTGGCGGCGATCCGCACCCGGACCGAGGACCCGGTGCTGGAGACCGTGATAGCGCTGGTCACCCCGTACGCCGCCTACGTGCTGGGGGAGGACCTGCACACCTCGGGGGTGACCGCGGTGGTGGTGGCCGGGGTGGCGCTCGGCGCCCAGGGCTACAAGCTGACCAGCGGCCGCACCCGGCTCCAGGTGCACGCCGTCTACCGCACCGTGGTCTTCATGCTGGAGAGCGTGGTCTTCGCGATCATCGGCCTCGAACTACCCGGCCTGATCCACGAGTTGGACGCGGCGGAGGGCGGCTGGTTCTGGCAGGCGTTGCTGATCGCGCTGGCGGTGATCCTGATCAGGCTGCTCTGGATCTTCCCGACCGCCCTGATCACCCAGCGGCAGCGGGCGACGGCCGGTGGCCCCGGCCTCAACTGGCGGGTGCCCGCCGTGATGACCTGGGCCGGGACCCGGGGCGTGATGCCGCTGGCCGCCGCCCTGACCATCCCGCTGCTGGCCCGGGACGGCACGCCGCTGCCGTACCGCACGCTGGTGCTGGTGCTCACCACGGCGGTGGTCGCCTGCACCCTGGTGGTGCAGGGCTTCACGCTGGCCCCGGTGGTCCGCGCCTCCGGCATCGCCCTGGAGCCGGAGGCCACCGCGCGCGAGGAGGCGCGGGCCGCCAAGGCGGTGCTGCGCACGGCGCTGGAGCGGTTGGACTCGATGGTGGACGCCGAGGCGGTCCAGGAGGCGCTGGCCGACCGGATGCGCCGCGACCTCGAAGCCCGGCTCGACCACGCCCGGATGCTGCTCTCGGACGAGGAGCCGCCCGAGGACGAGGCCACCGTGCTCGCCTACCGGCGGCTGCGGCGCGACCTGATAGAGCTGGAGAGCGAGGAGCTGCGGCGCCTCTACGACGAGCGGCGGATCAGCGAGGCCACCCGGGCCACCCTGCAGCACGCGCTGGACCTGGAGGAGGCGGGGCTGGGGGAGCTGTGA
- a CDS encoding SDR family NAD(P)-dependent oxidoreductase: protein MTTALITGATAGIGAAFARRLAKDGHDLVLVARDTKRLTETAAELESRFGVRAEVLTADLATEAGIGAVEERLKDGARPIGILINNAGFGNRGNYLSVPLEQELEMVKVHIEAVLRLTSAALPGMRERGFGGVVNVASVAAFVPRGTYGASKAWMVNFTQGIARDLAGSGVRLLALCPGFTRTEFHQRAGMGTKNVPAWGWLSAERVVDEALRDLARGRSLSVPSKRYKVMVALARVLPAGRFGGLSSKAARSYGTTEYGAR from the coding sequence ATGACAACTGCCCTCATCACCGGCGCGACCGCCGGTATCGGTGCCGCCTTCGCCCGCCGCCTGGCCAAGGACGGCCATGACCTGGTGCTGGTCGCCCGCGACACCAAGCGACTGACCGAGACCGCCGCCGAGCTCGAGTCCCGCTTCGGCGTGCGGGCCGAGGTGCTCACCGCCGATCTGGCCACCGAGGCGGGGATCGGCGCGGTCGAGGAGCGCCTCAAGGACGGCGCGCGGCCGATCGGCATCCTGATCAACAACGCCGGCTTCGGCAACCGCGGCAACTACCTGAGCGTCCCGCTGGAGCAGGAGCTCGAGATGGTGAAGGTGCACATCGAGGCGGTGCTGCGGCTGACCAGCGCGGCGCTGCCCGGGATGCGCGAGCGCGGCTTCGGCGGGGTGGTGAACGTCGCCTCGGTGGCGGCCTTCGTGCCGCGCGGCACCTACGGGGCGAGCAAGGCCTGGATGGTCAACTTCACCCAGGGCATTGCGCGCGACCTGGCCGGCAGCGGCGTGCGGCTGCTGGCGCTGTGCCCCGGCTTCACCCGCACCGAGTTCCACCAGCGGGCCGGGATGGGGACCAAGAACGTCCCGGCCTGGGGCTGGCTGTCCGCCGAACGGGTGGTGGACGAGGCGCTGCGCGACCTGGCCAGGGGCCGGAGCCTGTCGGTGCCGAGCAAGCGCTACAAGGTCATGGTGGCACTGGCCCGGGTACTGCCGGCCGGCCGCTTCGGCGGGCTCTCCTCGAAGGCGGCGCGCAGCTACGGGACGACTGAGTACGGGGCCAGGTAA
- a CDS encoding lysophospholipid acyltransferase family protein, with translation MIKIITKLVLKPVAKAVYRPVIEGLDRVPRKGGVILAINHLSFIDSVVIPLTAPRPISFLAKAEYFTGTGFKGRLSRSFFRAIDAVPVQRGEAHLAQAALNAALEVLKEGRAFGIYPEGTRSLDGRLYRGKTGVAWLALTAGVPVVPVALAGTEKILPVGKRRPRLRKVTVKFGEPLDFSELHGQAGSARARRQVTDEVMRAIQELSGQEPAEVYNEVPKAA, from the coding sequence ATGATCAAGATCATCACCAAGCTGGTGCTCAAGCCAGTGGCGAAGGCCGTCTACCGACCGGTCATCGAGGGCCTTGACCGGGTACCGCGCAAGGGCGGGGTGATCCTGGCGATCAACCACCTGTCGTTCATCGACAGCGTGGTGATCCCGCTGACGGCCCCGCGTCCGATCAGCTTCCTGGCCAAGGCCGAGTACTTCACCGGCACCGGCTTCAAGGGCCGGCTCTCCCGCTCGTTCTTCCGCGCGATCGACGCCGTCCCGGTGCAGCGCGGCGAGGCGCACCTGGCCCAGGCCGCCCTGAACGCCGCCCTGGAGGTCCTCAAGGAGGGCCGGGCCTTCGGCATCTACCCCGAGGGCACCCGCTCGCTGGACGGCCGACTCTACCGGGGCAAGACGGGCGTGGCCTGGCTGGCCCTGACCGCGGGCGTCCCGGTGGTGCCGGTGGCGCTGGCGGGCACCGAGAAGATCCTGCCGGTGGGCAAGCGGCGGCCGCGGCTGCGCAAGGTGACGGTGAAGTTCGGCGAGCCGCTGGACTTCTCCGAGCTGCACGGCCAGGCCGGCTCGGCCAGGGCCCGGCGCCAGGTGACCGACGAGGTCATGCGGGCGATCCAGGAGCTCTCCGGGCAGGAGCCGGCCGAGGTCTACAACGAGGTGCCCAAGGCCGCCTGA